The sequence TGGGCCTTCATGGGGCCGATGATTTCCACACCAAACTGCTGCATGGCGGCAATCGGTGCCGGGGGTTTTTGCGCCCATGCGGCGGCCAGCGGTGCGGCCAGAACCATGCCGGCGACCAGGGCCCTGGCCCCTTGCAATGCGGTGAAGGACGTGGAAAGCGGATGCGTAAGCAGTGTCATGGCGAGGCAGATTCCGTGGAAGAAGATGGCGGGGCGCTGGCGGCAGCAGAAACCCCCAGGGCTTGCAACTGCTGGGCCAGCGTGGCGGTAGAGAGTTCACCCACGCGCAGTGCGGCCTGACGGCCCTGCGTGTCGACAAATACGGTGGTCGGCAGGGCGCGGCTGCCGAGCAGGCGGCCCAGGTCTTGCCGAATGTCCAGCAGCACCTGAGAGGGCGGCAGCTGGTGCTGGGCGGCAAAGCGCAGCACGGTTTCCGGGGCTTCGCCCTGGTTGACCCAGAGAAAGCGCACGCCGGGGTGTTCCTGCTGGGCCTGCAGCATGGCCGGCATTTCGCGGCGGCAGGGCGGGCACCAGCTGGCCCAGAGGTTGATGACCAGGGGCTGGCCATGCTGAGCTGGCAGTTGCTCCAGATTCAGGGTCTGCCCTTGCAGCGTCACGGCGGCAAAGGCAGGCAGCGGAATATTGCTGGGCAACATGGCATGGCGCAGCGCTTGCACGCCCAGCCACAGCGCCAGGGCGCTGGCAATGCCCACAGCGGCGGCGCGCAGCAAAGGGCTGCGCCTGATCCACAGAAAAACCAGGTACAGCAAGGCCGTGGCCACGCCGGCGCCCGCGCTCCAGCCGCCGTCGCGAATGTCCAGGGCGCTCCAGACCGGCGTGCGGTAGTGCTCGGTGTACTGCAACACAAAGGCGGCGCGGGCCACAATCAGGCTGCAGAGCAGCAGCATCCAGCCATGCAGACCCCAGACCTGCTGCTGGCGTGCAGCCAAGCGCTGGGCCAGGGCATCACCCACCCACCAGGCGCCCAGCAGTTGCAGCGGCGCCCAGGGCAGGGCCAAAGGGCCAATTTGAAGCACTTCACCCATGGCTCTGTGTATTCATTCCGGAAACAGTGGGCACCAGGGCATGTAAACCCATGGACTGGTGGGGGTAGCAAGGCGCTGCGCCATCGCCAGCGCACAAGAGAGCGGCCAAAACAGTGCCGACCTCAGGCGTGGATATAGGCCCAGCCAGCCTGTTGCAGCAAGGCCAGCTCGATCACGGCCGGCCGCTCCAGCACGGTGAGGGGGGCATGGGCCTGGCGGCCGGTGTGGCCCAGGGTGTTGGGGCACAGGCCGGTCAATGGGTCGGCCTCGGCATGCGGCTGGTCCAGCGCGGCGGCCACGGCTGCAGCGTTGGCAATGATGCGCACGCTGCACTGGGCGTCGGCCTTGCGGGCATTGAGGGCGCTGGCCCGGGCGCGGGCCAGTGCGTCGGGGGTAGGGGCGTGTAGCACGATGCGCAGCGCAGGGGACTGGGGCTTGGAGGCAGTGGTCATGGGGTGTTCCTGGTAGCGAGGCTTACTGAGGCGCAATGGGGTGGAGCGAGACCGGGGCGGCACTCAACGCGGGCCGCCGGGTTGGCATTGGCGGGCAGCGTCTTGCAGCGCGCTGGGAATCATCTCTTCCACGCAAGGGTGGTAGGTGGGCAATTCCTGCAGACTGTGTACGGTTTCCCCGCGCATCACGGCCCAGGCCAGCAAATGGGCCAGGTGCTCGCCGCGCTCGGCGACGATGGTGGCACCCAGCAATCGGCCTGTGGCCCGGTCAGCATAGATGCGCAACAGGTTGTCGCGTGCATGCATGACCTTGCTGCGGCCGTTGCCCGCGCCGCGCGCCGTACCAATGACGGTGTGCGCGGGGTCCAGCGCCTGCCAGGGCATGCCGACCTGGGCAATGTCGGGGTTGGTGAAGACGATGGACAGCGGCGTGCGCGGCTGCGGCGCCTCGCTGCCTGTGGACAGCCCCAGCAGGCGCGCCACCTGCCAGGCAGCCAGTCGGCCCTGGTCCACGGCCTCGTGCATCAGCGGGCGGATGCCGCTGACATCGCCTGCAGCGAAAACAGGAGCAGAACCCACTTGCAGGGTCTGCGTATTCAGCAGTTTTTGTGCTTTTTCAGGCCAATCTTCCACGGCATGCTGCAGCTGCAAATCCTCCCAGTTGGGGCGGCGGCCCACGGCCAGCAGCACACGGTCTACCTCGCGGGAGGTATGGCCCACGGTAAAGCGCAGGCTGCAGCCAACACGCTCCACCTGGGCGGCCTGGCCCAGGTGCATGTCCAGGCTGCGGCCCAGCCAGGCCGTGGCCAGCTCGGCGGCCACGGGGTCCGTCAGGCCGGCAGGGGCGGTGTGCAGATCGGCTGCAATCACCTCGCAGCCCAGGCGCTGCAGCGCCATCCCCATTTCCACGCCGATGGCGCCCAGGCCCAGCACGCCCACACGGGGTGGCGGCGCCTCCAGGCTGAAGAGCGCATCGGTGGTGATGACGGCATCGCCGAGGGCCTGCAGCGCGGCCGGCACCACGGGGCGGCTGCCGGTGGCCAGCACAAACGCCTGGGCGGTGATGGCGGTGATCTCCCCACCTTGGCCTTCCACTTCCAGGGTGTGCGGGCCGGTGAAGCGGGCCGCGCCCTGCAGCAAGCGCTCTCCCAAGGCCAGGGTGCGCTGGGCCTGGGCACCGGCCAGCTCGTCGCGCACGGCCAGGGCCTGTTGCCACAGCTGGTGGGGTTGCTGGTAGGTACCGACGGGGCTGACCGTGCCTTGCGACAGGCATTGCCACTGGGCAGCCGCGTGCAGCATCGCCTTGGAGGGCATGCAGCCCACACGCGCACAGGTGGTGCCCAGGGGGCCGCGATCGACCAGCAGCACGTCGACGCCCCACTGGCGCAGCGCGTGAAACGCATTCATACCGGCAGAGCCGGCACCGATCACCACGGCCTGGGCCTGGCGGGAAGAAGAAGAGGAGTGAGAAGTTGGCATGGCGTCCGCTATTGAAAAGAGGAGCGCTTAAGGCTGTATTAACGCGCTGTGCAAGGGTTATTTGTCAGCATGGAGCGCATAAAAAAACCCCGCTCCCAAAAAGGAGCGGGGGTCAAACACAAGCGCCAACCTGGCAACGGTGCGGGGGACGCGACCGTTGTGAGGCGGGCAGGGTGGATTGGGCTGCAGCCGTGTTATGGCTGCATTAAGAACGTGTTCAATGTCTCTACGCAGGCGCGTTGGAACGCAATCGGGATGAGTTCGAAGCGATGGAGCGCAGCTTGCACCTGTGTGCAAGCAAGCTTCAGCGCGAAGAAATCGCCCGATTTCGCTCCAACCCTGCGGGCCAGTGCCTTTGCGGGCGGTCTACTGTGTTGCGAATCCTCGCAATAGCGCGGCTATTGCTGCGGTGTCGCGCCTTGTATCCCATCCCGCAAAAACGCTGGCGCGCCGCGAGGAGACTTTGAACACGTTCTAAGCGCCTTTTGGGCCTTTGGCGGGCTTAGATGCCCTTGCCCAGCAGCTTGCCGTTGACTTCCAGGCCGTACATCGAGTTGGGGCTGTCGTGGAAGATTTCACGCGTCTTGGCAATGCTGCCGTTGAAACGTGGATCTTGCGGACGCTCGAAGCTGTTGATGAAGGTGGCCACTTCCCAGGCTTCCTGGTCGCTCAAATCGTTGTGCAGGCCGTAAGGCATATTGGCCTTGATGAAGCTGGCCGCCTTGTCGATTTCGTGCATGCCGGCGCCCCAGTTGTAGGACTCCTTGCCCCACAGCGGAGGGAACACGGTCACACCGTCCTTTTTCTGGCCCTGGCCGTTGTCGCCGTGGCACAGGGCGCACTTGGCTTCATAGACCTTCTGGCCTGCCTCAAAGGTCGGCGTCACCTCGGCCTTGGGCACTTTCTTGAAGCCGGCTCCGGGCAGCTTTTCGCCGATGGGGGCTTTCTGCGCCATCCAGTAGGCATAGGCCTCGACGGCCACCAGAATGTCGTGGCCATCGTCCGGCGCCTTGCCGTTCATGGAATACATAAAGCAGCCACGCACGCGCTCGGCAAAAGTGTCGACATGGTCGGTCTTTTTGCGATAGGCCGGGTACAGCGGGTAGGCGCCCCACATGGGCGCGGCGTTCTTCAGGCGGCCGGCATCCAGGTGGCAGTTGGCGCAGCTGAGCGGATTGCCCGAGAAGCCTTTGGCGTTATCCGGCGT comes from Comamonas sp. GB3 AK4-5 and encodes:
- a CDS encoding redoxin domain-containing protein, producing the protein MGEVLQIGPLALPWAPLQLLGAWWVGDALAQRLAARQQQVWGLHGWMLLLCSLIVARAAFVLQYTEHYRTPVWSALDIRDGGWSAGAGVATALLYLVFLWIRRSPLLRAAAVGIASALALWLGVQALRHAMLPSNIPLPAFAAVTLQGQTLNLEQLPAQHGQPLVINLWASWCPPCRREMPAMLQAQQEHPGVRFLWVNQGEAPETVLRFAAQHQLPPSQVLLDIRQDLGRLLGSRALPTTVFVDTQGRQAALRVGELSTATLAQQLQALGVSAAASAPPSSSTESASP
- a CDS encoding FAD-dependent oxidoreductase, which encodes MPTSHSSSSSRQAQAVVIGAGSAGMNAFHALRQWGVDVLLVDRGPLGTTCARVGCMPSKAMLHAAAQWQCLSQGTVSPVGTYQQPHQLWQQALAVRDELAGAQAQRTLALGERLLQGAARFTGPHTLEVEGQGGEITAITAQAFVLATGSRPVVPAALQALGDAVITTDALFSLEAPPPRVGVLGLGAIGVEMGMALQRLGCEVIAADLHTAPAGLTDPVAAELATAWLGRSLDMHLGQAAQVERVGCSLRFTVGHTSREVDRVLLAVGRRPNWEDLQLQHAVEDWPEKAQKLLNTQTLQVGSAPVFAAGDVSGIRPLMHEAVDQGRLAAWQVARLLGLSTGSEAPQPRTPLSIVFTNPDIAQVGMPWQALDPAHTVIGTARGAGNGRSKVMHARDNLLRIYADRATGRLLGATIVAERGEHLAHLLAWAVMRGETVHSLQELPTYHPCVEEMIPSALQDAARQCQPGGPR
- a CDS encoding c-type cytochrome, giving the protein MTTESPVHTTADSQPEGGKLGAAIAVAFCAIPLLAALGGIAYSIPDTPRAQRAAAEKLAKEAAQAKAAQAGLQPAAYSVPAATAIPDTKMGEWIQRGEAIFLRTPDNAKGFSGNPLSCANCHLDAGRLKNAAPMWGAYPLYPAYRKKTDHVDTFAERVRGCFMYSMNGKAPDDGHDILVAVEAYAYWMAQKAPIGEKLPGAGFKKVPKAEVTPTFEAGQKVYEAKCALCHGDNGQGQKKDGVTVFPPLWGKESYNWGAGMHEIDKAASFIKANMPYGLHNDLSDQEAWEVATFINSFERPQDPRFNGSIAKTREIFHDSPNSMYGLEVNGKLLGKGI